CAGGTCGGGCTGAACCACGACCTCTACCGGGGCGCCAAACAGCAGCCCTTCTGGGTGATGGAACAGCAACCCGGCGACATCAACTGGCCGCCCTACGCCCCACAGCCGGGCGAGGGCGCGATGCGGTTGTGGGCTCACCACGCGGTCGCTCACGGTGCCGACACCGTCGTCTACTTCCGGTGGCGCCGCTGCCGGGAGGGCCAGGAGCAGTACCACGCCGGCCTGCGAAAACAGGACGGCTCGCCCGACCGGGGATACCACGACGCCGACCGGGCAGCGACGGAACTGGCCGAGTTGGACCTCGATCCGGTCGACGCCGACGTAGCCGTGTTGCACGACTACGACAACCTCTGGGCGACGAGCATCCAGCCCCACGCCCCCGACTGGGAGTACTGGACCCACATGCGCCAGTACTACCGCGCGCTCCGTGCGCGCTCGGTCCAGGCCGACGTGGTCCACCCCGACTGGGACCTCTCGGGCTACGACGCCGTCGTCGCACCCGCGCTACATCTCGTCGACGACGACCTCGCGTCGAAACTCCGAGCGGAGGTCGCTGACGGGACGGAACTGCTGTTGACGGTCCGTTCGGGCACGAAGGACCCGCACAACAAGCTCCCCGACGCACCCGCACCCGGCCCGCTCGCTGATATCGTCGGCGCGACCGTCGACCAACACGAGTCGGTCCCCGAGCAACTGGACCGGAGCGTGACCTACGACGGCGAGACCTACGGCTACCGCACCTTCGCCGAGTGGCTCGACGCCGACGGAGCGACCGTCGCGGGTTCACACGTCGGCGGCGTCGGCGACGGCCACGCCGCGATCACCGACCACGACGTGGGTGAGGGCCACGTCGCCTACTGTGGTGTCTGGCCCGAGGCCGACCTCGCGGACGCGGTCGTCTCGGACCTGCTCGACCGAGCCGACGTGGCCCACTCCGAGCGGTTCCCGACCGGCGTCCGGGCCGCCCACCGCGACGGCTACACCTGGGTGACGAACTTCACGAGCGACCCCGTCTCGGTGACCCCACCGGAAGACGCCCGCTGGGTCGTCGGCGACGACACCGTCGACGCCTTCGGCGCAAGCGTCTACGAGGGTGGGGCCGCTGACCTCTCGGTCGACGAGGGGTAAGCTGGCGGTTCTTCCGGCGATCTGTTCCGCCGGCTTCGAATTAGTGTGGTTGCTGTTGGCCGGGAGGCCACTCCGTTGGCCGACCTGGGGAAGGGCAGGGTCGCTGAGAGCATCCCGCGAGCGAAGCGAGCGGGTTCACCGAACTC
Above is a window of Haloarcula halophila DNA encoding:
- a CDS encoding beta-galactosidase, with the protein product MSVGVCYFPEHWSRDRWEQDIEQMAEAGIEYVRMAEFSWSRIEPEPGEIDLSWLDEAVSLIGDHGMEAVLCTPTATPPKWLVDQRPSILQEEPDGTVRHYGSRRHYCFNSPVYREETRRIVSTMADHFADNPHVAGWQTDNEYGCHETIRCWCDDCATAFREWLREKYGDVDSLNEAWGTSFWSQTVRSFEEVDPPRHTAAEHHPSRLLDYYRFSAESAVDYNALHAELLREANDEWFVAHNFMGDFDSCDVYGFADDLDLITWDSYPTGFAQDRRQGAATADELRAGDPDQVGLNHDLYRGAKQQPFWVMEQQPGDINWPPYAPQPGEGAMRLWAHHAVAHGADTVVYFRWRRCREGQEQYHAGLRKQDGSPDRGYHDADRAATELAELDLDPVDADVAVLHDYDNLWATSIQPHAPDWEYWTHMRQYYRALRARSVQADVVHPDWDLSGYDAVVAPALHLVDDDLASKLRAEVADGTELLLTVRSGTKDPHNKLPDAPAPGPLADIVGATVDQHESVPEQLDRSVTYDGETYGYRTFAEWLDADGATVAGSHVGGVGDGHAAITDHDVGEGHVAYCGVWPEADLADAVVSDLLDRADVAHSERFPTGVRAAHRDGYTWVTNFTSDPVSVTPPEDARWVVGDDTVDAFGASVYEGGAADLSVDEG